ATCAGTTCCTGACAGAAAAAGTCAATTTAAACTTTTTTCATACAAAGATGATGTGCAAATACCTTGGGAAGCAGTTAGAAAAATAGGAAATGATATGATAATAATCGAAGTTGATGAATATACAATGCGCAACAGTAAGTATACCTTATAATGGAACGATTTTTAAAATAAAACATAATATAAAATATATCTATTAATAACTTTGAGGTGGAAAAAATGAAAATCTTAGTCCAAAAATTTGGTGGTACTTCTGTTGCAAACTCAAAGAACAGAAATAAGGTTGCTGAAAAAATTATAAACAAATACGAAGAAGGCTATAAGATGGTTGCAGTTGTTTCTGCTATTGGCAGAGAAGAAAATCCTTATGCAACAGATAGTCTTATAAATTTAGTAGATAATGAAGTGATAAAAAAAAGAGAATTAGACCTTTTGATGTCATGCGGAGAAATCATATCTGCAGTAGTTTTATCAAATGTAATAAATAGGCTAGGATATGAAACAAAAGTATTAACCGGCATTCAAGGTGGGATTTTAACAAATAAAGAGTATGGACGTGCAGAAATATTAGAGATTAATCCAGAGAAAATTTTAAATGCGTTGAAAGAAAATAAAATTGTAATTGTTGCTGGATTTCAGGGAGGTACTATAGATGGAGAAATAACTACATTAGGAAGAGGAGGTAGTGACACTACTGCTGTAGCATTAGGTGAAGCATTAAACTGTGAATATGTAGAAATATATACAGATGTAGACGGTATAATGACAGCTGACCCTCGTATTGTTCCTGACGCTAGACTTATAAAAAAAATGCACTATTCAGAAGTATATCAATTAGCAGAAGATGGTGCTAAGGTTATACATCCAAGAGCTGTTGAAATTGCTGAAAGAAGTAATATAGAAGTAAAAATTAAA
Above is a window of Caldisalinibacter kiritimatiensis DNA encoding:
- the dapG gene encoding aspartate kinase, whose protein sequence is MKILVQKFGGTSVANSKNRNKVAEKIINKYEEGYKMVAVVSAIGREENPYATDSLINLVDNEVIKKRELDLLMSCGEIISAVVLSNVINRLGYETKVLTGIQGGILTNKEYGRAEILEINPEKILNALKENKIVIVAGFQGGTIDGEITTLGRGGSDTTAVALGEALNCEYVEIYTDVDGIMTADPRIVPDARLIKKMHYSEVYQLAEDGAKVIHPRAVEIAERSNIEVKIKNTLTDSSGTIISNKDFVNAKKNKKFDKNKLITAITYKKNRVQVIIEVDDKTDYVRQLMKEITKNKISIDLINFFTDKKVFTIDKNDLKVLKKILNKNGYNYKVIEKCCKISAIGHRIRGIPGIMAKIYNTLAENGIKILQTADSYTTIWCLTKEEDTNAAINALHKEFHLETE